The following coding sequences lie in one Arachis ipaensis cultivar K30076 chromosome B03, Araip1.1, whole genome shotgun sequence genomic window:
- the LOC107634110 gene encoding UDP-glucuronic acid decarboxylase 5-like: MASKSPKDDNQDGKQPPLPSPLRFSKFFQPNMRILITGGAGFIGSHLVDRLMENEKNEVIVADNYFTGSKDNIKHWIGHPRFELIRHDVTETLLVEVDRIYHLACPASPIYYKYNPVKTIKTNVIGTLNMLGLAKRVGARILLTSTSEVYGDPLVHPQPETYWGNVNPNGVRSCYDEGKRVAETLMFDYHRQHGIEIRVARIFNTYGPRMNIDDGRVVSNFIAQAIRGESLTVQSPGSQTRSFCYVSDLVDGLIRLMEGSDTGPINLGNPGEFTVLELAQTVKELINPAVEIKTVDNTPDDPKQRKPDITKAKEVLGWEPKFALKDGLPLMEDDFRKRLGVAKAK; this comes from the exons ATGGCATCGAAATCTCCTAAGGATGATAACCAAGATGGAAAGCAACCTCCCTTGCCATCTCCATTGCGTTTTTCCAAGTTCTTCCAG CCCAACATGAGAATTTTGATCACGGGAGGAGCTGGATTCATTGGCTCACACCTCGTCGATAGACTCATGGAAAACGAAAAGAATGAG GTCATTGTTGCTGATAACTACTTCACTGGATCCAAGGATAACATCAAACATTGGATCGGTCATCCAAGATTTGAGCTTATCCGTCATG ATGTCACTGAAACTTTGCTGGTTGAGGTTGATCGGATTTACCATCTTGCTTGCCCTGCTTCTCCTATTTACTACAAATATAATCCTGTGAAG ACAATAAAGACAAATGTGATTGGCACACTGAACATGCTTGGGCTTGCAAAGCGAGTAGGAGCAAG GATTTTGCTTACATCAACTTCAGAGGTGTATGGAGATCCTCTTGTGCATCCCCAACCTGAGACCTACTGGGGCAATGTCAACCCTAATG GTGTGCGAAGTTGCTATGATGAGGGGAAGCGTGTGGCTGAGACTCTGATGTTTGATTATCATAGGCAACATGGCATAG AAATACGCGTTGCAAGAATCTTCAACACATATGGACCACGCATGAATATTGATGATGGCCGTGTTGTTAGCAACTTCATTGCTCAAGCAATTCG TGGTGAGTCCTTGACAGTCCAATCCCCGGGATCACAAACCCGAAGCTTCTGCTATGTCTCTGATTTg GTTGATGGCCTGATCcgtctcatggaaggatcagacACTGGCCCAATCAACCTTGGAAACCCAG GTGAATTTACAGTGCTTGAACTTGCACAGACAGTGAAGGAG CTTATTAATCCAGCTGTGGAGATAAAGACAGTGGATAACACTCCTGATGATCCAAAACAGAGAAAACCAGACATTACAAAAGCAAAGGAAGTGCTTGGTTGGGAACCAAAGTTCGCATTGAAAGATGGTCTTCCTCTTATGGAAGATGATTTCCGAAAGAGGCTTGGTGTTGCCAAAGCCAAGTGA
- the LOC107629120 gene encoding UDP-glucuronic acid decarboxylase 6, translated as MAANASNGAAKQPPQPSPLRFSKFFQSNMRILVTGGAGFIGSHLVDRLMENEKNEVIVVDNFFTGSKDNLRKWIGHPRFELIRHDVTEQLLVEVDQIYHLACPASPIFYKYNPVKTIKTNVIGTLNMLGLAKRVGARILLTSTSEVYGDPLVHPQPETYWGNVNPIGVRSCYDEGKRVAETLMFDYHRQHGIEIRIARIFNTYGPRMNIDDGRVVSNFIAQALRGEPLTVQLPGTQTRSFCYVSDMVDGLIRLMEGENTGPINIGNPGEFTMTELAETVKELINPDVEIKMVENTPDDPRQRKPDITKAKELLGWEPKVKLRDGLPLMEEDFRLRLGVPKKN; from the exons ATGGCAGCCAATGCTTCTAATGGAGCAGCAAAGCAACCTCCTCAGCCATCTCCCTTGCGCTTCTCCAAGTTCTTTCAG TCCAATATGAGAATTTTGGTTACTGGAGGAGCTGGATTTATTGGCTCTCACCTAGTTGACAGATTGATggaaaatgagaagaatgag GTCATAGTCGTTGATAACTTCTTCACTGGATCTAAAGACAACCTTAGAAAGTGGATTGGTCATCCTAGATTTGAGTTAATTCGTCACG ATGTCACGGAGCAATTACTGGTGGAGGTTGATCAAATTTACCACCTTGCTTGCCCTGCTTCTCCGATTTTCTACAAATACAATCCTGTAAAG ACCATAAAGACAAATGTGATTGGAACACTGAACATGCTCGGACTTGCTAAGCGAGTGGGAGCAAG GATTTTACTTACATCTACTTCAGAGGTATATGGAGATCCCCTTGTGCATCCACAACCAGAAACCTATTGGGGAAATGTTAACCCTATTG GAGTTCGAAGTTGTTATGATGAGGGCAAGCGAGTTGCAGAAACTTTGATGTTTGATTATCATAGGCAACATGGAATTG AAATCCGAATTGCAAGAATCTTTAATACATATGGACCTCGAATGAACATTGATGACGGCCGTGTTGTCAGCAATTTCATTGCTCAAGCACTCCG TGGTGAACCCCTAACGGTCCAACTTCCAGGAACTCAAACTCGCAGCTTCTGCTATGTCTCTGACATG GTTGATGGCCTTATCCGTCTAATGGAAGGCGAAAACACAGGTCCAATCAACATTGGGAACCCAG GCGAGTTTACTATGACTGAACTTGCTGAGACTGTGAAAGAG CTTATTAATCCAGATGTGGAAATCAAGATGGTTGAGAACACACCAGATGATCCAAGACAGAGAAAACCAGACATAACAAAAGCAAAGGAATTGCTTGGTTGGGAACCAAAGGTCAAGTTGAGGGATGGCCTTCCTCTTATGGAAGAGGATTTCCGTTTGAGGCTTGGTGTTcccaaaaagaactaa
- the LOC107629119 gene encoding uncharacterized protein LOC107629119 gives MAAATNGGKSMWQACLASAFRTALATTIVGCVTLLGPHSLKKLIELPSFSYVTVGIIILNDATFGDSLRGSWYALYATIQSMGPAMLSFWIIGPSRFTKETIAVAVALAAFVVALPGEITHFIAKRIALGQIVLLYVTAYINGARTQPLMHPLGVVASTALGVAACILALLFPSPRLACRQVKKNYKLLTQNTIKRVKLLMKAICEDDKASVLTSVSQAKCFSTTKLLQIITHYQKGMRWERPQTKIFRSNCLYAVEKLKEVDTTLRGMELALRSINSFPISMINEDMKHGLNSLMQQISLTIKETKHNLHGASLTVPEPSEKTITNFLHSLQTIPTTLQDLPFYFYLFCTKLLYMKSLAEPTPTPPTIQDQPTEKNGNPNLNSPEGNKENWAKSLVTTLTSPKLMASYKCSLSLGLAVYLGLVYSKKDGFWAGLPVAVTYASDREATFRETNLKAQGTVLGTVYGVLISFVFERFLVLRFLSLFPWFLFTSFLQRSQMYGPAGGVSAAIGALLILGRENFGPPKEFAITRIVETFIGLSCSIFVDILFRPKRASTCAKVELSNSIATLVESIGSLSMLHDSSKTKLEQNQKKLKGHVNKLKKFVVEAEAEPNFWFLPFHGACYNKLLGSLSRLDDVLQLGSQALKFLQQEVQRCEACWKEHVNLIEGDIGHLKELICNSMKSFEEISKLKSLGFLEKELEKKKKNTTSDVEVGKSTPKSSICMVSGLGEDDLEKTLGSYLQHSRNAVDHLYDDDDDVDDEKELKSQVVLSLSALGFCLSAIMKETMKIEEAIKELVQWENPSSVINLYEISCKLHSLHK, from the exons ATGGCAGCAGCCACTAATGGAGGCAAATCCATGTGGCAAGCATGCCTAGCCTCAGCCTTCCGTACAGCTCTAGCCACCACCATAGTGGGCTGTGTAACTCTCTTGGGCCCCCATTCCCTAAAAAAGCTTATCGAGCTGCCTTCATTCTCGTATGTCACGGTGGGAATAATCATCCTCAACGATGCCACCTTCGGAGACTCCTTGAGAGGCTCGTGGTATGCTCTTTATGCAACAATTCAGAGCATGGGCCCAGCCATGCTCAGCTTCTGGATCATTGGGCCCAGCCGCTTTACTAAGGAGACGATAGCGGTGGCGGTGGCCCTGGCCGCCTTCGTTGTGGCGCTACCTGGAGAGATTACGCATTTCATAGCTAAGAGGATAGCGCTTGGTCAGATAGTTCTTCTCTATGTCACAGCTTACATCAATGGTGCTCGTACTCAGCCTCTCATGCACCCTCTCGGCGTGGTCGCTAGCACCGCCCTCGGAGTGGCGGCCTGCATTCTCGCCTTGTTGTTTCCCTCTCCGCGTCTTGCATGCCGTCAG GTGAAAAAGAATTACAAGCTACTAACACAGAATACGATTAAGAGGGTGAAGCTTTTGATGAAGGCAATATGTGAAGATGACAAGGCCTCTGTATTGACGTCAGTTTCTCAAGCCAAGTGTTTCTCAACTACCAAGCTTCTCCAAATCATCACACACTACCAA AAAGGCATGAGGTGGGAGAGACCTCAAACCAAAATCTTCAGATCCAATTGCTTATATGCTGTAGAGAAGCTTAAAGAAGTGGATACCACACTAAGAGGAATGGAACTGGCTCTAAGAAGCATCAATTCATTTCCAATAAGCATGATCAATGAAGACATGAAACATGGTCTTAATAGCCTCATGCAACAAATTAGCTTAACCATAAAAGAAACCAAACACAATTTGCATGGTGCTTCGCTAACTGTCCCTGAACCAAGTGAAAAAACCATAACCAATTTTCTCCATTCCCTTCAAACTATTCCAACAACCCTCCAAGATTTACCCTTTTATTTTTACTTGTTTTGCACTAAACTCCTTTACATGAAATCTTTAGCCGAACCTACTCCTACTCCACCTACTATTCAAGACCAACCTACTGAAAAAAATGGAAATCCAAATTTAAATTCTCCTGAGGGTAACAAAGAAAATTGGGCTAAGTCTTTGGTGACAACATTAACAAGCCCAAAACTCATGGCATCATACAAGTGCTCTCTCTCTTTGGGCCTTGCTGTTTACTTGGGCTTAGTATACAGCAAAAAGGATGGATTTTGGGCTGGGCTTCCTGTGGCTGTAACCTATGCATCTGACAGGGAAGCCACATTTAGGGAAACAAATCTCAAAGCCCAAGGAACAGTGTTGGGAACAGTGTATGGAGTTCTCATTAGCTTTGTCTTTGAGAGGTTCTTGGTGCTCAGATTCTTGTCTCTTTTTCCATGGTTCCTTTTCACAAGTTTCCTCCAAAGAAGTCAAATGTATGGGCCTGCTGGTGGAGTATCTGCAGCTATTGGGGCCCTTTTAATATTGGGTAGGGAAAATTTTGGCCCACCAAAAGAGTTTGCTATTACAAGAATTGTTGAAACGTTTATTGGGCTTTCTTGTTCAATTTTTGTGGATATTCTTTTCAGGCCCAAGAGGGCCTCAACATGTGCAAAAGTTGAGTTGTCCAATAGTATTGCCACACTAGTTGAGTCCATTGGATCCTTGTCCATGCTTCATGATTCATCAAAAACCAAGTTAGAACAAAACCAAAAGAAGCTAAAGGGTCATGTTAATAAGCTAAAGAAATTTGTTGTTGAAGCAGAAGCTGAGCCAAATTTTTGGTTCTTGCCATTTCATGGTGCTTGCTATAACAAACTCTTAGGATCTTTGTCAAGATTGGATGATGTATTGCAACTTGGTTCTCAAGCATTGAAGTTCCTCCAACAAGAGGTACAAAGATGTGAGGCATGTTGGAAAGAGCATGTGAATTTGATAGAAGGTGACATTGGACATTTGAAGGAACTCATTTGCAATTCAATGAAGAGTTTTGAGGAGATCTCTAAATTGAAATCTCTTGGGTTTCTTGAGAAGGagcttgagaagaagaagaagaacaccaCTAGTGATGTTGAAGTGGGAAAGTCAACACCGAAGTCAAGTATATGCATGGTTTCTGGCTTAGGAGAAGATGACCTTGAGAAAACTTTAGGATCTTATCTCCAACATTCAAGAAATGCTGTTGACCAtttatatgatgatgatgatgatgttgatgatgagAAAGAGTTGAAGAGCCAAGTTGTTTTGAGTTTGAGTGCTTTGGGGTTTTGTTTGAGTGCAATCATGAAAGAGACAATGAAAATTGAAGAAGCAATCAAGGAATTGGTTCAATGGGAAAATCCATCTAGTGTGATTAATTTGTATGAAATATCTTGCAAGCTACATTCCTTGCACAAATGA
- the LOC107632346 gene encoding uncharacterized protein LOC107632346 translates to MCHKEPSAVVHFETMPAYQGDDLVTDIRVLHRVFWSYYPCIRAFRHYKPVVQVDGTHLYGKYKGCLLVAVSQDGNNNIVPIAFAIVEGETSDAWHFFLSNLRQHVVTRDGVWLISDRHESINAAVERSHGAWSPPRAFHMFCIRHIESNFLRKFKAPYLQKLVVNIGNIYALAFDGGYRWGHMTTNLVECINSVLKGARNLPITALVKATFYRLNELFTRKRAEAEARINAGHVFTEHATSKIHANQLASGNIQINCFDRQNEVYVHDVYKMDQVRRVYRARFRPLGNPTAWPSYNGPRFVPNPYLRCVSKGRPKMTRFLNEMDTRMLRRPRQCRQCGVEGHSRSRCRQGGPPGTDNNAQ, encoded by the exons ATGTGTCATAAGGAACCATCAGCTGTCGTAcattttgagactatgcctgCATATCAAGGGGATGATTTGGTAACTGATATCCGGGTATTGCATCGAGTCTTTTGGAGCTACTACCCATGCATTAGAGCGTTCAGACACTATAAGCCAGTTGTCCAAGTGGACGGGACTCACTTGTACGGAAAGTATAAGGGTTGCTTGTTAGTGGCCGTTTCGCAGGATGGTAACAACAATATCGTGCCGATTGCATTTGCTATTGTCGAGGGAGAGACCTCTGATGCTTGGCACTTTTTCCTCAGTAACCTACGTCAACATGTTGTGACTCGGGATGGTGTGTGGCTGATATCGGACCGACATGAGTCCATAAATGCAGCTGTGGAACGTAGTCACGGAGCTTGGTCACCTCCTAGAGCTTTCCACATGTTTTGCATCAGGCATATAGAATCGAACTTTCTGAGAAAATTCAAGGCACCCTATCTGCAAAAGCTTGTCGTCAATATAGGTAACATT TATGCGTTGGCATTCGACGGTGGCTACCGATGGGGTCACATGACGACTAATCTAGTGGAGTGCATCAACTCAGTCttgaagggtgcacgcaatctCCCCATCACTGCACTTGTGAAAGCAACGTTCTACAGACTTAATGAGTTGTTCACACGGAAAAGAGCAGAAGCGGAGGCGAGGATTAATGCAGGCCATGTTTTTACGGAGCATGCGACCTCCAAAATTCATGCAAATCAACTTGCATCAGGAAACATTCAGATTAATTGCTTTGACAGGCAGAATGAG GTATATGTGCATGACGTTTATAAGATGGACCAGGTCAGGCGCGTGTATCGGGCTAGGTTTAGGCCATTAGGGAATCCCACTGCGTGGCCTTCTTACAATGGTCCCCGATTCGTACCGAACCCGTACCTGAGATGCGTTTCCAAAGGTCGGCCCAAGATGACgcgcttcttgaatgagatggacacaCGTATGCTACGCCGTCCGAGGCAGTGTAGGCAATGTGGAGTTGAGGGACACAGTCGTAGTAGATGCCGTCAGGGAGGTCCTCCAGGTACCGACAATAATGCCCAGTAG
- the LOC107629118 gene encoding uncharacterized protein LOC107629118 (The sequence of the model RefSeq protein was modified relative to this genomic sequence to represent the inferred CDS: added 73 bases not found in genome assembly) translates to MGERVEGSNLSVTAKPNNAISEKKTYKKPLVASRPKDFEHRNTEHLLSLTRDGFGSSPVGRLTFFLIKVAALEAVRRVSKSRCPCVWRGLQGLQILVYPPFKWIQRWSPFKGLVRSMQVLSRPLLVLSIATVFTDESQCSDGTPEYITDPHDSEASADLSSVPANSSIGHSESDPEVLEYEKWLTQLKQELEIQGISLPERIDDDELHRFYSACNNDVSSFFTAIKKTIQWRGSYKILSEEELESWSSLVFWHGFDVMQRPCLIVRLGLACRSLVSRDRPQFAQAVSMF, encoded by the exons CTTACAAAAAGCCTCTGGTGGCATCTCGCCCCAAAGATTTTGAACACAGAAATACTGAACACCTTCTTTCTTTGACCCGTGATGGATTTGGAAGCAGCCCTGTAGGCCGTCTCACATTTTTTCTAATCAAAGTTGCGGCACTAGAGGCCGTAAGAAGGGTATCCAAGAGTAGATGTCCATGTGTATGGCGAGGTTTACAGGGTCTACAAATCCTTGTCTATCCACCATTTAAATGGATTCAGAGATGGTCACCCTTCAAGGGTTTGGTCAGAAGTATGCAG GTACTATCAAGACCATTATTAGTCCTTTCCATTGCAACTGTTTTTACAGACGAATCACAATGTAGTGATGGGACACCAGAGTATATTACTGATCCCCATGATTCAGAAGCATCTGCAGATCTGTCTTCAGTCCCAGCCAATTCAAGTATAGG TCATAGCGAGAGCGATCCTGAAGTTTTAGAATATGAGAAATGGTTGACTCAGCTCAAGCAAGAGTTGGAAATTCAAGGGATTAGTTTGCCAGAAAG AATCGATGACGATGAGCTCCACAGATTTTACTCAGCTTGTAATAATGACGTTTCAAGCTTCTTTACAGCAATCAAGAAGACAATTCAATGGCGGGGGAGTTACAAAATTTTGTCAGAAGAAGAGCTAGAGAGTTGGTCAAGTTTGGTGTTCTGGCATGGGTTTGATGTGATGCAAAGACCTTGCCTTATTGTAAGGCTTGGCCTAGCTTGTAGATCATTGGTGTCTCGTGATAGACCTCAATTTGCTCAGGCAGTTAGTATGTTTTGa